The Corynebacterium vitaeruminis DSM 20294 genome window below encodes:
- a CDS encoding polysaccharide biosynthesis protein — protein MTLATLIAGVSGFVVIIVAARAFGADQAMAEEFTAYWGLFFAGTGILTGLTQETTRAVAAHASVSEPPRQHRFPDNAARPFRMSFVIGLITLVVFALAGPVWAPRVITEHQLSGIVLLAVGLGSYAIQAVIAGLLSGNQLWREYAGMISLDSASRMVLSVIAWLLGWKLLAFIVVTVMGAVSWMVIVALSPALRKVLFSLADVPARQFLSRAVTAMAASGATAILITGFPTIVHLTHPDTSAELVTAASVIYAVTLTRAPILVPLQQFQSALIVRFVERRTVRSLLGPLGIVWGVGIVGAGLAALLGPWLMPAILGPDYQAPGWLLGLLTLGAACTASLMVTGAATVAMEAHGLYLLGWVVATLAAIVALACPLPLSVSSWLALTVGPALGLVVHGVGIQLGRAKA, from the coding sequence ATGACCCTGGCCACGCTCATCGCGGGCGTCTCCGGCTTCGTGGTCATCATCGTGGCCGCGCGCGCCTTCGGCGCCGACCAAGCGATGGCCGAGGAATTCACCGCCTACTGGGGCCTGTTCTTCGCGGGCACCGGAATCCTCACCGGGCTCACGCAGGAGACCACCCGCGCCGTCGCCGCGCACGCGAGCGTCTCCGAGCCCCCGCGCCAGCACCGCTTCCCCGACAATGCCGCGCGCCCGTTCCGCATGAGCTTCGTCATCGGGCTCATCACGCTCGTGGTCTTCGCGCTGGCGGGGCCGGTGTGGGCGCCGCGGGTGATCACCGAGCACCAACTCTCCGGCATCGTCCTGCTCGCGGTGGGTCTGGGCAGCTACGCCATCCAGGCGGTCATCGCAGGCCTGCTGTCGGGCAACCAGCTCTGGCGGGAGTACGCGGGCATGATCAGCCTCGACTCGGCCTCGCGCATGGTGCTGTCCGTGATCGCCTGGCTGCTCGGCTGGAAGCTGCTCGCCTTCATCGTGGTCACGGTCATGGGCGCGGTGAGCTGGATGGTCATCGTCGCGCTCTCACCCGCGCTGCGAAAGGTGCTGTTCTCGCTCGCCGACGTCCCGGCGCGCCAGTTTTTAAGCCGCGCCGTCACCGCGATGGCCGCCTCGGGCGCGACCGCTATCCTCATCACGGGTTTCCCCACGATCGTGCACCTCACGCACCCGGATACCTCGGCGGAGCTGGTCACCGCGGCCTCGGTCATCTATGCCGTGACCCTCACCCGCGCGCCGATCCTCGTGCCGCTGCAGCAGTTCCAGTCCGCGCTCATCGTCCGCTTCGTCGAGCGCCGCACGGTGCGCTCGCTGCTCGGGCCGCTGGGCATCGTGTGGGGCGTGGGCATCGTCGGCGCGGGCCTTGCCGCGCTGCTCGGGCCGTGGCTCATGCCCGCTATCCTGGGTCCTGACTACCAGGCCCCCGGCTGGCTGCTGGGTCTTCTGACGCTCGGCGCGGCCTGCACCGCCTCGCTCATGGTCACCGGCGCTGCCACCGTGGCTATGGAGGCCCACGGGCTCTACCTGCTGGGCTGGGTCGTGGCCACCCTCGCCGCCATCGTGGCGCTGGCCTGCCCCCTACCGCTGTCGGTGTCCTCGTGGCTGGCGCTCACCGTCGGCCCCGCCCTGGGGCTCGTCGTGCACGGGGTGGGCATTCAGCTGGGCAGGGCCAAGGCGTAG
- a CDS encoding M1 family metallopeptidase, whose translation MIRSRLRKTPVPGTRDSYTGIDFNLGYHIRHYRLELDYKVAPNHLRAVATLSLDNYQELKQLTLDLASHLRVTEVSARGIGAVEVTVARFRHANAKLRITFDDPIPVDQEFELTIRYSGNPRPVRSTWGTIGWEELSNGSLVASQPCGAHSWFPCDDTPDEKATYEFLITADSPYTVVANGALDSKSVKGSRTTWRYHTNHPMASYLATVQVGQYKLIELDGSKTPIHAYVPPAVIPGFRNDFADQGAMLELYSKLYGPYPFASYTVVVTEDELEIPLEAQGLSIFGANHAKGDKDWERLIAHELSHQWFGNSLGLAQWDDIWLNEGFACYSEWLWFEHSTGKTAAESAREHYDVLASKPQDLLLAAPGAKDMFDDRVYKRGALTVHALRVLLGDEAFFAMVRSYVAAGRHSVVEPIDLLREARRAAEAAGVAVDKLDALWDAWLKKTALPEFPQ comes from the coding sequence ATGATTAGAAGCAGGCTCCGCAAAACCCCCGTCCCAGGAACGCGCGACTCCTACACCGGGATCGACTTCAACCTGGGCTACCACATTCGGCACTACCGCCTCGAGCTCGACTACAAGGTGGCCCCCAACCACCTCAGGGCCGTGGCGACGCTGAGCCTGGACAACTACCAGGAGCTCAAGCAGCTCACGCTCGACCTAGCCTCGCACCTGCGCGTCACCGAGGTCTCCGCCCGCGGGATCGGCGCCGTCGAGGTCACCGTCGCGCGGTTTAGGCACGCCAACGCCAAGCTGCGCATCACCTTCGACGACCCGATCCCGGTGGACCAGGAGTTCGAGCTCACCATCCGCTACTCCGGCAACCCCCGCCCAGTGCGCTCCACATGGGGCACCATCGGCTGGGAGGAGCTGTCCAACGGCTCGCTCGTGGCCAGCCAGCCCTGCGGGGCGCACAGCTGGTTCCCCTGCGACGACACCCCGGACGAGAAGGCCACCTACGAGTTCCTCATCACCGCGGACAGCCCCTACACCGTCGTGGCCAACGGCGCCCTGGACTCCAAGTCCGTAAAGGGTTCGCGCACCACCTGGCGCTACCACACCAACCACCCCATGGCCTCCTACCTGGCCACGGTGCAGGTGGGTCAGTACAAGCTGATCGAGCTCGACGGCTCCAAGACCCCCATCCACGCCTACGTCCCGCCCGCGGTCATCCCCGGCTTCCGCAACGACTTCGCCGACCAGGGCGCCATGCTCGAGCTCTACTCGAAGCTCTACGGCCCCTACCCGTTCGCCTCCTACACCGTGGTCGTCACCGAGGACGAGCTGGAGATCCCGCTCGAGGCCCAGGGGCTTTCCATCTTCGGCGCCAACCACGCCAAGGGCGACAAGGACTGGGAGCGGCTCATCGCCCACGAGCTCTCCCACCAGTGGTTCGGCAACAGCCTGGGCCTTGCGCAGTGGGACGACATCTGGCTCAACGAGGGTTTCGCCTGCTACTCCGAGTGGCTGTGGTTCGAGCACTCGACGGGCAAGACCGCCGCCGAGTCCGCCCGCGAGCACTACGACGTGCTCGCCTCCAAGCCGCAAGACCTGCTGCTCGCCGCCCCCGGCGCCAAGGACATGTTCGACGACCGCGTCTACAAGCGCGGCGCGCTCACCGTCCACGCCCTGCGCGTGCTGCTCGGCGACGAGGCGTTCTTCGCCATGGTCCGCAGCTACGTCGCAGCCGGAAGGCACTCGGTCGTCGAGCCCATCGACCTGCTCCGGGAGGCGCGCCGGGCGGCCGAGGCGGCGGGCGTAGCCGTCGACAAGCTCGATGCGCTCTGGGACGCCTGGCTGAAAAAGACCGCCTTGCCGGAGTTCCCGCAGTGA
- a CDS encoding DUF6767 domain-containing protein yields the protein MHVDAKCPIRFGEPCSLCVPGAHGPQDCQLVALVREDPDLAELRAEMIARKKAEKAQSAG from the coding sequence ATGCACGTCGACGCGAAATGTCCCATCCGCTTCGGGGAGCCCTGCTCCCTGTGCGTCCCCGGCGCCCACGGCCCCCAGGATTGCCAGCTCGTCGCGCTCGTGCGCGAGGATCCGGACCTAGCGGAGCTGCGCGCCGAGATGATCGCGCGGAAGAAGGCCGAGAAGGCTCAGAGCGCGGGGTAG
- the rfbD gene encoding dTDP-4-dehydrorhamnose reductase → MEFSQPLAVRESPIDGLKVFTLPVHGDSRGWFKENWQRDKQVALGLDDFGPVQNNISFNAEAGVTRGLHAEPWDKYVSVATGSVFGAWCDLRAGSPTFGAVFTCTITPDVAVYVPRGVANGFQALEPTAYTYLVNDHWSPTAHYSCVNLADPALGIGWPIPLDQAELSEKDLHHPMLDAVQPVPPRKVLITGAGGQLGRALAAHFPDAELATHRDFDLTRDITNARNWHDYHTIINAAAYTLVDQAEGDRATAWAVNAVGVGKLARVAAANRITLVHVSTDYVFDGTATMHTEDERPSPLNVYGQSKAAGDIAAASVPRHYIVRTSWVVGDGGNFVRTMAGLAAGGGSPTVVNDQYGRPTFADDLAAGIAHLLSTKARFGTYNLSNEGEVISFAQLARETFALLGHDPARVKQTTTEDFFATRRHAAPRPTNSTFTLDKLRATGFIPRNWRDALADYLDTYAAAYRAPGRGGQQ, encoded by the coding sequence ATGGAGTTTTCGCAGCCACTCGCCGTGCGCGAGTCCCCGATCGACGGTCTGAAGGTGTTCACCCTGCCCGTGCACGGGGACAGCCGCGGCTGGTTCAAGGAGAATTGGCAGCGCGACAAGCAGGTCGCGCTGGGCCTCGACGACTTCGGACCGGTGCAAAACAACATCTCCTTCAACGCCGAGGCTGGCGTCACCCGCGGCCTGCACGCCGAGCCGTGGGACAAGTACGTCTCCGTGGCCACCGGTTCCGTCTTCGGCGCGTGGTGCGACCTGCGGGCGGGCTCGCCCACCTTCGGCGCCGTGTTCACCTGCACGATCACGCCCGACGTGGCGGTCTACGTCCCGCGCGGGGTGGCCAACGGCTTCCAGGCGCTCGAGCCAACCGCCTACACCTACCTGGTCAACGACCACTGGTCCCCCACCGCCCACTACTCCTGCGTCAACCTCGCCGACCCCGCGCTCGGCATCGGCTGGCCCATCCCGCTCGATCAGGCCGAGCTCTCCGAGAAGGACCTCCACCACCCGATGCTGGATGCCGTCCAGCCGGTCCCGCCGAGGAAGGTCCTCATCACCGGCGCGGGCGGGCAGCTCGGCCGTGCGCTGGCCGCCCACTTCCCCGACGCGGAGCTGGCCACGCACCGGGACTTCGACCTCACCCGCGACATCACCAACGCCCGCAACTGGCACGACTACCACACCATCATCAACGCGGCCGCCTACACGCTCGTCGACCAGGCCGAGGGCGACCGGGCAACGGCCTGGGCGGTCAACGCCGTAGGCGTCGGAAAGCTGGCACGAGTAGCGGCGGCGAACCGCATCACCTTAGTGCACGTCTCCACCGACTACGTCTTCGACGGCACCGCCACCATGCACACCGAGGACGAGCGCCCGAGCCCGCTCAACGTCTACGGGCAGTCGAAGGCCGCGGGCGACATCGCCGCCGCGAGCGTCCCGCGCCACTACATCGTCCGCACCAGCTGGGTGGTCGGCGACGGCGGCAACTTCGTGCGCACCATGGCGGGCCTTGCCGCGGGCGGGGGCAGCCCCACCGTGGTCAACGACCAGTACGGCAGGCCCACCTTCGCCGACGACCTCGCCGCGGGCATCGCCCACCTGCTGTCCACCAAGGCACGGTTTGGCACCTACAACCTCTCCAACGAGGGCGAGGTCATAAGCTTCGCGCAGCTCGCGCGAGAAACCTTCGCCCTGCTCGGCCACGACCCGGCGCGGGTGAAGCAGACCACCACGGAGGACTTCTTCGCCACCCGCCGCCACGCCGCCCCGCGCCCGACTAACTCCACGTTTACCCTGGACAAGCTGCGCGCCACCGGCTTCATCCCGCGC
- a CDS encoding prolyl oligopeptidase family serine peptidase: MGKVSTPDEFLLDIDDPRALDWAAAWSSETARFRDEALRERIEAGLNTDARIAYVTRRGEYLYNFWRDEANPRGLWRRTTLDNYRLIQSGSLAAAGWQVLVDVDALAREDGENWVWKGAHVRPHHFDRALVRLSRGGADAVVIKEFDLERGEFVAAFPFAVEEAKTQVSWVDRDTILVCTDFGGGSLTTSGYPARAHLWHRGEDLHASAEFFSGNSDDLVISAWAQTDPGYERLFARRTLDFYRSHTFVLTDNGLQILELPEDAQIVVHKNWMFLIPRTPWAGIAAGGLGVIDFDAFLGGAREFTAVFTPSATTSLQDLSTTAGHLVITILDNVASTIVTVPLDDLGGKHRPLPLPELTTCRVVAADDDSEELWLGASSFTQPDTLYRLELGEEPGSDAEPSEVMATAPALFDATGLSTRQHWATSADGTKIPYFITGRFGGSKEDGYAGEPRPTLVNAYGGFEVSLVPSYSFVRGVWLERGFFHVQANLRGGGEFGPAWHESVILDNRMRIYEDHQAVLRDLVARGYTTPRQLAVRGGSNGGLLTSVALTRYPELIGAAVIQVPLTDMLRYHTWSAGASWMAEYGDPEGAEREALLEYSPLHNIALNPQVVATSPTSLVDGVPPAPRSESYPPALVTTSTRDDRVHPAHARLFALALKRAGQPVDYFENSEGGHAGAADNAQTAAMEALVYGWLFAHLA, encoded by the coding sequence ATGGGAAAAGTGAGTACGCCAGACGAGTTCCTGCTTGACATCGACGATCCCCGGGCGCTCGACTGGGCGGCGGCCTGGTCGAGCGAGACCGCCCGTTTCCGCGACGAGGCCCTGCGCGAACGCATCGAGGCCGGGCTCAACACCGATGCCCGCATCGCGTATGTCACCCGCCGCGGCGAGTACCTCTACAACTTCTGGCGCGACGAGGCCAACCCGCGCGGCCTGTGGCGGCGCACCACCCTCGACAACTACCGGCTCATCCAGTCCGGATCCCTCGCGGCCGCCGGGTGGCAGGTGCTCGTCGACGTCGACGCGCTCGCCCGCGAGGACGGCGAGAACTGGGTGTGGAAGGGCGCGCACGTGCGCCCCCACCACTTCGACCGGGCGCTCGTGAGACTCTCCCGCGGCGGCGCCGACGCGGTCGTCATCAAGGAGTTCGACCTCGAGCGCGGCGAGTTCGTGGCCGCCTTCCCCTTCGCCGTCGAGGAGGCGAAGACACAGGTCAGCTGGGTCGACCGCGACACGATCCTCGTGTGCACCGACTTCGGCGGCGGGAGCCTGACCACCTCCGGCTACCCGGCGCGCGCCCACCTGTGGCACCGCGGCGAGGACCTTCACGCATCCGCCGAGTTCTTCTCGGGCAACTCCGACGACCTGGTCATCTCCGCGTGGGCGCAGACCGACCCCGGCTACGAGCGCCTCTTCGCCAGGCGCACCCTCGACTTCTACCGCTCGCACACCTTCGTGCTCACCGACAACGGCCTGCAGATCCTCGAGCTTCCCGAGGACGCGCAGATCGTGGTGCACAAAAACTGGATGTTCCTCATCCCGCGCACCCCGTGGGCAGGCATCGCCGCGGGTGGGCTGGGGGTCATCGACTTCGACGCCTTCCTTGGCGGCGCGCGGGAGTTCACCGCGGTGTTCACGCCCAGCGCGACGACGAGCCTGCAGGACCTCTCCACCACCGCCGGGCACCTGGTGATCACGATCCTCGACAACGTGGCCTCCACGATCGTCACGGTCCCGCTCGACGACCTCGGCGGTAAGCACAGGCCGCTGCCGCTTCCGGAGCTCACCACCTGCCGCGTCGTCGCCGCCGACGACGACAGTGAGGAGCTGTGGCTGGGGGCAAGCTCGTTCACGCAGCCGGACACGCTCTACCGGCTCGAGCTCGGCGAGGAGCCCGGTTCGGACGCGGAGCCTTCCGAAGTCATGGCCACGGCCCCCGCGCTCTTCGACGCCACCGGTCTTAGCACCCGCCAGCACTGGGCCACCTCCGCCGACGGCACCAAGATCCCCTACTTCATCACCGGCCGCTTCGGAGGATCCAAGGAGGACGGCTACGCGGGCGAGCCCCGTCCGACCCTGGTCAACGCCTACGGCGGCTTCGAGGTCTCCCTCGTCCCCAGCTACTCCTTCGTCCGCGGCGTCTGGCTCGAGCGCGGCTTCTTCCACGTCCAGGCCAACCTGCGCGGCGGCGGCGAGTTCGGACCGGCCTGGCACGAGTCGGTGATCCTCGACAACCGCATGCGGATCTACGAGGACCACCAGGCGGTGCTTCGCGACCTCGTCGCCCGCGGCTACACCACCCCGCGTCAGCTGGCCGTGCGCGGGGGCTCGAACGGCGGCCTGCTCACCTCCGTGGCGCTGACCCGCTACCCCGAGCTCATCGGCGCGGCCGTCATCCAGGTCCCACTCACGGACATGCTCCGCTACCACACGTGGTCGGCCGGCGCGTCCTGGATGGCCGAGTACGGGGACCCCGAGGGGGCAGAGCGCGAGGCGCTGCTCGAGTATTCCCCGCTGCACAACATCGCGCTCAACCCGCAGGTCGTCGCCACGTCGCCCACGTCGCTTGTCGACGGCGTACCGCCGGCGCCCAGATCCGAAAGCTATCCCCCGGCGCTGGTGACCACCTCCACCCGCGACGACCGCGTCCACCCCGCCCACGCGCGCCTGTTCGCGCTCGCCCTCAAGCGCGCAGGCCAGCCGGTGGACTACTTCGAGAACTCCGAGGGCGGCCACGCGGGCGCGGCCGACAACGCCCAGACCGCCGCGATGGAGGCGCTCGTCTACGGGTGGCTCTTCGCCCACCTCGCCTAG
- the rfbB gene encoding dTDP-glucose 4,6-dehydratase, which yields MLVTGGAGFIGSNFVRRTVKTRPEYEITVLDKLTYAGNRANLAGLDVPLVVGDIADAALVDGLVAEADIVVHFAAESHNDNSLEDPWPFMHTNLIGTYTLLEAVRRHGTRFHHVSTDEVFGDLALDDPARFNEHTAYNPSSPYSATKAGSDHLVRAWIRSFGIEATSSNCSNNYGPYQHIEKFIPRQITNILSGLPAKLYGTGEQVRDWIHVDDHNDAIHLILDRGKTGETYIIGADNDHVNNKQVIELICELMGLGKDAYEHVADRPGHDMRYAMDSTKLRTELGWRPRFTDNDTGMRRGLEETIAWYRENESWWRPQKEQVEADYARKGH from the coding sequence ATGCTTGTCACCGGCGGCGCCGGATTCATTGGGTCGAACTTCGTGCGCAGGACCGTTAAGACCCGGCCCGAGTACGAGATCACGGTGCTGGACAAGCTCACCTACGCGGGCAACCGCGCCAACCTCGCGGGCCTTGACGTGCCGCTCGTGGTGGGAGATATCGCCGATGCCGCGCTGGTCGACGGGCTCGTGGCCGAGGCGGACATCGTCGTCCACTTCGCCGCCGAGTCGCACAACGACAACTCGCTCGAGGACCCGTGGCCGTTCATGCACACCAACCTGATCGGCACCTACACCCTGCTGGAGGCGGTGCGCCGCCACGGGACCCGCTTCCACCACGTCTCCACCGACGAGGTCTTCGGCGACCTAGCGCTCGACGATCCCGCCCGCTTCAACGAGCACACCGCCTACAACCCCTCCTCGCCGTATTCGGCGACCAAGGCGGGCAGCGACCACCTCGTGCGCGCGTGGATCCGCTCCTTCGGGATCGAGGCCACGAGCTCCAACTGCTCGAACAACTACGGCCCCTACCAGCACATCGAGAAGTTCATCCCCCGCCAGATCACCAACATCCTCTCCGGCCTGCCCGCGAAGCTCTACGGCACGGGCGAGCAGGTGCGCGACTGGATCCACGTCGACGACCACAACGATGCCATCCACCTCATCCTTGACAGGGGGAAAACGGGCGAGACCTACATCATCGGCGCCGACAACGACCACGTGAACAACAAGCAGGTCATCGAGCTCATCTGCGAGCTCATGGGGCTGGGCAAGGACGCCTACGAGCACGTCGCCGACCGCCCCGGCCACGACATGCGCTACGCGATGGACTCCACCAAGCTGCGCACGGAGCTGGGCTGGCGCCCCCGGTTCACGGACAACGACACAGGCATGCGCCGGGGCTTGGAAGAGACCATAGCTTGGTACCGTGAGAACGAATCCTGGTGGCGCCCGCAGAAGGAGCAGGTCGAGGCCGACTACGCCCGCAAGGGGCACTAG
- the lpdA gene encoding dihydrolipoyl dehydrogenase, whose protein sequence is MTEHYDVVVLGAGPGGYVSAIRAAQLGKKVAVVEKQYWGGVCLNVGCIPSKALLKNAEVAHTFNHEAKTFGITGEVSFDFGVAHARSRKVSEGIVKGVHYLMKKNKITEIDGLGSFTDANTLQISEGKDAGKTVTFDNCIIATGSVVRSLPGVTIGGNIVSFEEQILNNQAPKSMVIVGAGAIGMEFAYVLSNYGVDITIVEFMDRVLPNEDADVSKEIAKQYKKLGVKLLTGHKTTAIRDLGGDAGVEVDVESKDGSKSETIKADRVMVSIGFAPRTEGYGLENTGVALTERGAIAIDDEMRTNVPHIFAIGDVTAKLQLAHVAEAQGVVAAEVIAGAETQILGDYMNMPRATFCNPQVASFGYTEEQAKAKFPDREIKVATFPFSANGKAQGLAESAGFVKIVADGEFGELIGAHMVGANVSELLPELTLAQRFDLTCEEIGRNVHTHPTLSEAMKEAAEGIMGHMINL, encoded by the coding sequence GTGACTGAACATTATGACGTAGTAGTACTCGGAGCTGGCCCTGGCGGCTACGTCTCCGCCATCCGTGCAGCCCAGCTTGGCAAGAAGGTTGCCGTCGTCGAGAAGCAGTACTGGGGCGGTGTCTGCCTCAACGTCGGCTGCATCCCGTCGAAGGCGCTGCTGAAGAACGCCGAGGTTGCCCACACCTTTAACCACGAGGCCAAGACCTTCGGCATCACCGGCGAGGTCTCCTTCGACTTCGGCGTGGCCCACGCTCGCTCCCGCAAGGTTTCCGAGGGCATCGTCAAGGGCGTGCACTACCTGATGAAGAAGAACAAGATCACCGAGATCGATGGTCTGGGCTCCTTCACCGACGCCAACACCCTGCAGATCTCCGAGGGCAAGGACGCGGGCAAGACCGTCACCTTCGACAACTGCATCATCGCCACCGGCTCCGTGGTTCGCTCCCTGCCGGGCGTGACCATCGGCGGCAACATCGTCTCCTTCGAGGAGCAGATCCTCAACAACCAGGCTCCGAAGTCCATGGTCATCGTGGGCGCGGGCGCCATCGGCATGGAGTTCGCCTACGTGCTGTCCAATTACGGCGTGGACATCACCATCGTCGAGTTCATGGACCGCGTGCTCCCGAACGAGGACGCCGACGTGTCCAAGGAGATCGCCAAGCAGTACAAGAAGCTGGGCGTGAAGCTCCTGACCGGCCACAAGACCACCGCCATCCGCGACCTCGGCGGCGACGCCGGCGTCGAGGTGGACGTCGAGTCCAAGGACGGCTCCAAGTCCGAGACCATCAAGGCCGACCGCGTCATGGTCTCCATCGGCTTCGCCCCGCGCACCGAGGGCTACGGCTTGGAGAACACCGGCGTTGCCCTCACCGAGCGCGGCGCCATCGCCATCGACGATGAGATGCGCACCAACGTCCCGCACATCTTCGCCATCGGCGACGTCACCGCCAAGCTGCAGCTGGCCCACGTGGCCGAGGCGCAGGGCGTCGTGGCCGCCGAGGTCATCGCCGGCGCCGAGACCCAGATCCTGGGCGACTACATGAACATGCCGCGCGCGACCTTCTGCAACCCGCAGGTCGCCTCCTTCGGCTACACCGAGGAGCAGGCCAAGGCCAAGTTCCCGGATCGCGAGATCAAGGTCGCTACCTTCCCGTTCTCCGCGAACGGCAAGGCGCAGGGCCTGGCCGAGTCCGCTGGCTTCGTCAAGATCGTGGCCGACGGCGAGTTCGGCGAGCTCATTGGCGCCCACATGGTCGGCGCCAACGTCTCCGAGCTCCTGCCGGAGCTGACGCTGGCTCAGCGCTTCGACCTGACCTGCGAGGAGATCGGGCGCAACGTCCACACCCACCCGACCCTGTCCGAGGCGATGAAGGAAGCCGCCGAGGGCATCATGGGCCACATGATCAACCTCTAG
- a CDS encoding SRPBCC family protein produces the protein MPTATGAIRNNCELTFSRTVPLTVDEAWSALTESEKLATWYGPWSGDPHGEIAVTMIAEEGQPTMAMRVLSCEKPRGYVVQALGEYAWRLGIEIEPGAEEGTEAGHAVVTLVHYLAKQDAEMVDSIGPGWDYYLDCFVAAVTGGNPRALDFNDYFPALQGHYEELRKQLIFLDEKAPGAGLLASLLDAKAEVLDSIRAFESERHAMSLLDDSEKTDKRTTVFVNTADLVWGWIAQHPGEEHSLFAVAKKVSGLGEDELMGQLGELVEGWEFRDPEFVAVVEADGGLRF, from the coding sequence ATGCCCACCGCAACCGGCGCCATTCGCAACAACTGCGAGCTCACCTTCTCCCGCACCGTCCCGCTCACCGTCGACGAGGCATGGTCCGCGCTCACGGAGTCGGAGAAGCTGGCCACCTGGTACGGGCCGTGGTCGGGGGATCCGCACGGCGAGATCGCGGTGACCATGATCGCCGAAGAGGGTCAGCCCACGATGGCGATGCGCGTTTTAAGTTGCGAGAAGCCGCGGGGCTACGTGGTCCAGGCGCTGGGGGAGTACGCCTGGCGCCTCGGCATCGAGATCGAGCCGGGTGCCGAAGAAGGCACCGAGGCGGGTCATGCCGTGGTTACCCTCGTGCACTACCTCGCCAAGCAGGACGCCGAAATGGTCGACTCAATCGGGCCGGGCTGGGATTACTACCTCGACTGCTTCGTCGCGGCCGTGACCGGCGGTAATCCCCGCGCCCTCGACTTCAACGACTACTTCCCGGCGCTGCAGGGCCACTACGAGGAGCTGAGAAAGCAGCTCATCTTCCTCGACGAGAAGGCGCCAGGCGCGGGTCTTCTTGCCTCGCTTCTCGACGCCAAGGCGGAGGTCCTCGATTCCATCCGTGCCTTCGAGTCCGAGCGGCACGCGATGTCGCTTCTCGACGACTCGGAAAAGACCGACAAGCGCACCACAGTCTTCGTCAACACCGCCGACCTCGTGTGGGGCTGGATCGCCCAGCACCCGGGGGAGGAGCACTCCCTGTTCGCCGTGGCGAAGAAGGTCAGCGGCCTGGGCGAGGACGAGCTCATGGGCCAGCTCGGGGAGCTCGTGGAGGGCTGGGAATTCCGGGATCCCGAGTTCGTCGCCGTGGTCGAGGCCGACGGCGGGCTGAGGTTCTAG